A region of Moorena producens PAL-8-15-08-1 DNA encodes the following proteins:
- the priA gene encoding primosomal protein N', producing MSNPPLGLLLAEPRALYFSGGGQEKWVEVLVDCPGVQGIYTYRNSLDVSINPGDVLSVSFGTQQLGAIAIRIVDSPPPNLPLEKIKDVEEVISPGFFPSSYCQLLERVAQYYCTPLIQVIRSALPPGLLGRSQRRIRLNSSVLPKEAHVFVNNSAASKILEILQAKPNGDYSWQYLQRQVKGAKAGLRHLLKRGWVESYLEAPKPTRPKLKKAVTLVADINRSDLTRRQREVLEVLRRRGGDLWLSELSQICNVSSSTINSWEDKGYVVIEPREVLRSATSPTMATDAPKNLTNAQSRALNLINTIDGFAQVLLHGVTGSGKTEVYLQAIAPILAQGKSALVLVPEIGLTPQITDRFRARFGDKVRVYHSALNKGERYDTWRQMIPGEPQVVIGTRSAVFAPLPQLGLIVLDEEHDSSFKQDQPIPTYHARTVAQWRAELENCPLILGSATPSVESWVSIKVMGGARDGQIGSDIHSLTSSAPEVQPFTCSPPQHPELSTHYLSLPERIQSRPLPPVEIVDMRQELKAGNRSIFSRSLQDRLRRLKEQEKQGILFIPRRGHSTFVSCRSCGHVVECPNCDVSLSYHYTHEGATQVLRCHYCNFGQLHPRSCPECSSPYLKFFGSGTQRVVQDLAKLFPELRIIRFDSDTTRTKNAHRTLLTQFANREADLLVGTQMLTKGLDLAQVTLVGVVAADGLLYLSDYRASERAFQTLTQVAGRAGRGDDPGQVIIQTYSPEHPVIEAVKTHNYQSFISDELEQRAALNYPPYGDLILLRISGLDPVAVEKVAEDLADSLDTPEAEYDILGPAPASVIRVARRYRWQILLKFPPTVPAKLLNWRELQDMCPSDISLTIDVNPLNIS from the coding sequence ATGTCTAATCCTCCTTTAGGTCTACTGTTAGCTGAACCTAGAGCACTTTACTTTTCTGGTGGTGGCCAAGAAAAGTGGGTTGAAGTCCTAGTAGATTGTCCAGGAGTTCAAGGTATATATACTTATCGTAATTCATTGGATGTATCAATCAATCCTGGAGATGTTCTGAGTGTGTCATTCGGGACTCAACAGCTAGGAGCGATCGCTATTCGGATTGTAGACTCTCCACCCCCAAACTTACCACTGGAGAAAATTAAGGACGTAGAGGAGGTGATCAGTCCCGGTTTCTTTCCCAGTTCCTACTGCCAACTGTTAGAGCGGGTGGCTCAGTACTACTGCACCCCTCTAATCCAAGTGATTCGGTCTGCTTTACCTCCAGGACTGTTAGGGCGATCGCAGCGTCGAATTCGCCTCAATTCCTCGGTCTTGCCTAAAGAGGCTCATGTCTTTGTGAATAATTCAGCCGCAAGTAAGATTTTGGAGATTCTCCAGGCTAAACCCAATGGAGATTACAGCTGGCAATACCTCCAACGTCAGGTAAAGGGGGCTAAAGCAGGGTTACGTCACTTGCTCAAGCGAGGTTGGGTGGAAAGTTATCTGGAAGCTCCTAAGCCAACTCGTCCTAAGCTGAAGAAAGCTGTGACTCTGGTGGCTGATATCAATCGGTCTGATCTGACTCGACGGCAACGGGAAGTATTGGAAGTGCTACGCCGTCGTGGGGGGGATTTGTGGTTGAGTGAACTATCACAAATTTGTAATGTTAGTTCCTCAACTATAAATTCATGGGAAGATAAGGGGTATGTAGTGATTGAGCCTAGGGAAGTATTGCGCAGTGCTACTTCACCAACCATGGCTACAGATGCCCCAAAAAACTTGACAAATGCCCAATCCCGTGCATTAAACCTGATTAATACTATTGATGGCTTTGCCCAAGTGCTGTTGCATGGGGTGACTGGGTCTGGAAAAACGGAGGTCTATCTACAAGCGATCGCACCAATCCTAGCGCAAGGGAAATCGGCTTTGGTGTTGGTGCCGGAAATTGGCTTAACTCCTCAAATTACTGACCGTTTCCGGGCTCGCTTTGGTGACAAAGTTCGGGTTTACCACAGTGCCTTGAATAAAGGGGAGCGCTATGATACCTGGCGACAAATGATCCCAGGTGAGCCACAAGTGGTAATTGGCACTCGTTCTGCTGTTTTTGCCCCCTTGCCCCAGTTGGGATTAATTGTTTTAGATGAAGAACACGACTCTAGCTTCAAGCAAGACCAACCCATTCCTACCTACCACGCTCGCACCGTTGCTCAGTGGCGAGCAGAATTAGAAAATTGTCCGCTTATTTTAGGTTCAGCTACTCCTTCGGTGGAAAGCTGGGTCAGTATTAAGGTGATGGGGGGAGCGAGAGATGGTCAAATCGGTAGTGACATTCATTCCCTGACCTCTTCAGCTCCTGAGGTTCAGCCCTTCACCTGTTCACCTCCTCAGCATCCAGAACTTAGCACTCATTACCTATCTCTACCGGAACGGATTCAATCAAGACCCCTGCCACCGGTGGAAATTGTGGATATGAGGCAGGAGTTAAAAGCTGGGAATCGGTCGATTTTTAGCCGTTCTCTCCAAGACCGTTTGAGACGACTAAAGGAACAAGAGAAACAAGGGATTTTATTTATCCCCCGCAGGGGACACAGTACCTTTGTGTCTTGTCGTAGTTGTGGTCATGTGGTGGAGTGCCCTAACTGTGATGTTTCCTTGTCCTATCACTATACTCATGAAGGCGCTACTCAAGTATTGCGGTGCCACTATTGCAATTTCGGACAACTCCATCCCCGTAGTTGTCCAGAATGTAGTTCTCCCTACCTGAAATTTTTCGGTAGTGGTACTCAGCGGGTTGTTCAAGATTTGGCGAAGCTATTTCCAGAGTTGCGAATTATCCGATTTGACAGTGATACCACTCGTACCAAGAATGCTCATCGCACTTTGTTAACTCAATTCGCTAATCGGGAAGCTGACTTGTTGGTAGGGACCCAAATGCTGACCAAAGGATTAGATCTGGCTCAGGTGACACTGGTGGGAGTAGTAGCAGCAGATGGACTACTGTATTTGTCAGACTATCGAGCATCCGAGCGGGCATTCCAAACCTTAACTCAGGTAGCAGGTCGTGCCGGTCGTGGGGATGACCCTGGTCAGGTGATTATTCAAACTTATTCCCCAGAGCATCCTGTGATTGAGGCTGTCAAAACTCATAATTATCAGTCATTTATCTCCGACGAATTGGAACAACGGGCAGCACTGAACTATCCCCCTTATGGTGATTTGATTCTATTGCGCATAAGTGGATTGGATCCTGTGGCGGTGGAGAAGGTCGCAGAGGATTTAGCCGACAGCTTAGATACTCCTGAAGCCGAGTACGATATCCTAGGACCAGCACCAGCTAGTGTGATTCGCGTTGCTCGTCGCTATCGATGGCAGATTTTGCTGAAGTTTCCTCCTACTGTGCCCGCAAAGTTACTGAATTGGCGGGAATTACAGGATATGTGTCCTTCAGATATTAGCTTGACTATTGATGTTAATCCCTTGAATATAAGTTGA
- a CDS encoding RNA polymerase sigma factor, RpoD/SigA family: MNITELNQTHTMPSTEEKDFFVSDHIEPEETDLQRVAVEFTEDDELVVSTSHNFRKSGSDDTVGAFFKEMARYPLLKPDEEVDLARRVKFLVEIDQLRNSLQEKLDRKPTKAEVAAGVEMTERQLEGNLYRGRVAKRKMIRSNLRLVVSIAKRYINRGVPFLDLIQEGALGLNRAAEKFDPDKGYKFSTYAYWWIRQAITRTIANDARTIRLPIHIVEKLNKLKKAQRELKQQLQRNPNEIELAQALEISPSHLRQLLELRRRSLSLNHRVGKGEDTELMDLLEDNDLRLPEDKMNESMMRQEIWEVLSDVLTEREKDVISLRYGLASSEPYTLEEVGGMFNLSRERVRQIQSKAMRKLRRPQVARRLRDWLN; encoded by the coding sequence ATGAATATTACAGAATTAAACCAGACTCATACAATGCCTTCTACGGAAGAGAAAGATTTTTTTGTTAGTGATCACATTGAGCCAGAGGAAACTGATTTACAGCGTGTAGCCGTCGAATTCACCGAAGACGATGAACTAGTGGTCTCTACTTCCCATAATTTTCGGAAAAGCGGCTCTGATGACACGGTGGGTGCATTCTTTAAGGAAATGGCTCGTTACCCATTGCTCAAGCCAGACGAAGAGGTAGATTTAGCCCGTCGGGTTAAGTTCCTAGTAGAAATCGACCAACTCCGGAACAGCTTACAGGAAAAATTAGACCGTAAACCGACCAAGGCTGAGGTAGCTGCAGGGGTCGAGATGACAGAACGTCAGTTGGAGGGGAATTTATATCGTGGTCGTGTGGCAAAACGCAAGATGATTCGCTCGAACTTGCGCTTAGTGGTTTCAATTGCTAAACGATATATTAATCGGGGTGTACCATTTCTAGATTTGATTCAAGAAGGTGCGTTGGGCTTAAACCGAGCAGCAGAAAAGTTTGACCCAGATAAGGGTTACAAGTTTTCTACCTATGCTTATTGGTGGATTCGTCAGGCCATTACTCGTACTATTGCCAATGATGCCCGAACTATCCGTCTACCAATCCACATTGTAGAAAAGCTCAATAAACTAAAAAAAGCTCAGCGGGAACTTAAACAACAACTGCAGCGCAATCCTAATGAAATAGAACTTGCTCAAGCGCTAGAAATTTCCCCCTCCCATTTGCGTCAGTTACTAGAATTGCGTAGGCGTTCCCTTTCTTTGAATCACAGAGTTGGTAAAGGGGAAGACACAGAACTGATGGATTTGCTCGAAGACAATGATCTACGGTTGCCCGAAGATAAGATGAATGAATCCATGATGCGCCAGGAGATTTGGGAAGTTCTGAGTGATGTCCTGACTGAGCGGGAAAAAGATGTGATTTCTTTACGGTATGGTTTAGCCAGCAGTGAACCCTACACCCTAGAAGAAGTAGGAGGCATGTTCAATCTCTCTCGGGAACGGGTGCGTCAGATTCAAAGCAAGGCCATGCGTAAGCTACGCCGTCCCCAAGTGGCTCGACGGCTTAGAGACTGGTTGAACTAG